The window CCTCATGGAAGTGCGAATACATCCTACAGACTAGATCTATCTGTTCGTTAAAGCTGTATTAGAGGGAGCATTTAGTGATGGCGATCGCCTAGCAATAGCTTTAGGAGCGATCGCTATGATATAGCTTGTGCACCTTAATCACAAGTTACTGGTAGGGGCGCAAGGCTTGCGCCCAAGGCAACGTCGCTTTAGTAGTATTATATTGATTTAATGAATTATCAAGGTTGAGGATTGGTTTCTAAAGGTTGCCAATCTCTTAAAGCTGGATTGTTAAGAGTAGTTCCACGTAACAGAGAACGACGATAACGCTCTGCAAAGGGGATTAAATCCTCTGATTGGGGTTTAACGGGATTGTTGTCAGTAGTTTGAGCATCAGGAAGGATAAACAAAGTCTCTACATTGTCATTTTCTGATTCTGTGATAACTTTGTCCGTTGTTTCAGGGTTAGCTAAAGCTGAACCCGCAGCAAGTGCTAAAATACTTAAACATAGCCAGATTTTATTCATAGTTTTAAAGGTGGATTTAGAAGCAAAACGTAATTACGAGTTAGGGAAACAAGCCCTAGAAAATGGTCAGTACAATCTGAGTGTAAAATATCTAGAAGATGCTAGTCAACGAGTAGTTATCAATACTCTCTCAGGTGGAGATATACGCATCTGGTTAGTAAGTGCTTATCAAGCAGCTCAAAAAACTAATGAGGCGATCGCCCTGTGTCGAGAATTATTGACTCATCCTCATCCCGATATACGTCACAATAGTCAACGTTTACTCTATATTATGGAAGCTCCCCGCTTAAAAAGACCTCCAGAATGGATGAGTGAAATACCCGATTTAACTTCTGTCAAAGAAAGTACCCCAGAATTTAAACGCAACCGAGGTAGGGTCAAACCCAAAGAGAAAAAAGAAGAACCCGTAGATTTAAGCACGGTAAATACTAAAGATAATCAATTTGTCGCGGTTGGTTTTATTTTGTTATTGATTTCATTAGGTACTTTAATCTGGTTCAATGGATAAATAGTCTATGGAGTCAAAATGCTATGACAGCTGAACCAATTCCACCCATTACCTTACCTCCTCTACAAAATCCTGAGCAAGAGAAACAGTGGTTAGAGCAATCTTTACATCATTGGTTAGATCAAGAATTTATTCCCGAGGAAATTAATGCTAAAATCGCCCAACGCGCAGCGATGATTTTTATTAGACAACGTTTAGAGGGAGAAAATGACCTTGGCTCTTTGGTAATCGCTATTGTTACAGAAATGCAGAGCTTTAATTTTCGAGAAAGCTTTTATAGTGAATTTGCGATCGCCAACGCTATGAGTGATTTAATCCTCGATAGTCTCGGAATCGATCGCTGTTGCGGTGGTTAATTATTGAAAAATTAAATCATAATCATCAAAAAATACTAACAGTCTAATTGCTGAGAATACCCACAATTAGTCAATTTTGCTATATCCTAAAAAAAAGATTAAGAAAAAGTTTAAATTAATCCAGTGTTAGAAGCTTGCGTATTTGCCACAGTGTTATGTGGTTTTTTTGGGATAATCCTTAAAGAAAACCTGTTAATGAAAATCATTTCCATGGATGTCATGAGTACAGGGGTGATAGCTTATTATGTGTTTATAGCAGCGAGAACGGGTATATTAACCCCAATTGTAGATAACGGTGAGGTCCAAAGAGCCTATGCAGATCCAGTTCCCCAAGCGGTAATTTTA is drawn from Gloeocapsa sp. DLM2.Bin57 and contains these coding sequences:
- a CDS encoding tetratricopeptide repeat protein is translated as MVLKVDLEAKRNYELGKQALENGQYNLSVKYLEDASQRVVINTLSGGDIRIWLVSAYQAAQKTNEAIALCRELLTHPHPDIRHNSQRLLYIMEAPRLKRPPEWMSEIPDLTSVKESTPEFKRNRGRVKPKEKKEEPVDLSTVNTKDNQFVAVGFILLLISLGTLIWFNG
- a CDS encoding cation:proton antiporter, whose protein sequence is MLEACVFATVLCGFFGIILKENLLMKIISMDVMSTGVIAYYVFIAARTGILTPIVDNGEVQRAYADPVPQAVILTAIVIGLSIQALMLVGVMKLAQDNPTLETREIEKNNTP